Sequence from the Verrucomicrobiia bacterium genome:
TCCCGGCGGTCGAGCCAGGAGGCCGCCGACGCAGCGGCCCGGGTCACGCGGATGTCCAATGAGCTGGTCGAGGTTTCCTCGAAGCTGTCGGGTGAGCAGAAGCGCAGCCTGTTGCTCCAGACCAATCTGGCCCTGCGAACGGACGAACTGGGTTCCCTGTCCAATCGCTGGTACAGCCTGACCGAGACCCTGTTGAAGACGGAGGCCCAGGCCAAGGCCGCCGCCGCCGCCGCCCAGTCCGAGATCGAGCGCCGGGACCGGCAGATTGTGGAATTGGAGGGCGAGCGGGACGGGCTGACCCTGCGCATGAACGGGCTGACCGAGGAACTGGAGTCCCTGAACGGCCGTATTTCGGACACCGAGCGCAAACTCGCCACCAGCGAGGGCAACCGGGATCAACTGCAGAAGGAGCTGCGACGGTTGCTGGCCGAAAAGGCCGAACTCGAACGTCGTTTCAACGACCTGGCCGCGCTGAGGGATCAGGTCCGCAAGCTGAAGGAGGACGTCAGCGTCGCCCGCCGGCTGGAGTTGCTCCGCCGCGGACTTTACGGAACGGACAAGAAGGGCGCCCAGTTGCTGAACGAGGGATTCCGCCGGCCCGTGGCGGAGGTCGCGGCGACCAATCGCCCGATTCAGGCGGAACTCGGCACCGACGGCTCGGTCAAGATTGGCGGCGGCCCTTCCAGCACTCCGGCCCCGATCCCGCCCGGGCGCCCCCGGTGATCCCCAAGCCCGCGCGCAGGTGCAGGCTCGCTCCGCGGCGGTGCGGAGGTAGGATGCTGCCGTGACGAACGGGCTCCTGCAGGATTCCCACGGGCGGACGATGCGCGACCTCCGGGTCAGCATCACCGACCGCTGCAATTTCCGCTGCCTGTACTGCCTCCCGGAAACTGAGGAGTCCGCCCAGTTCTATCAGTCGCGCTTCAGGCCTCCTGCGGAAACCCCAACCCCGACCCCGATCCGCTACACCTGGAAACCCCGCTCGGAACTCCTCTCCTTCGAGGAGATCGAACGAGTGGTCCGCATCGCCGTGGGTCTCGGGATAGACAAAATCCGGATCACCGGCGGGGAACCCCTGCTGCGGCGTCATGTGGACGTTTTGATCGCGCGCCTCGCGCTCATTCCGGGGATTCGGGACCTGGCGCTGACCACCAACGGATTTCTGTTCTCCAGCCTTGGCGGCGCACTTCAGGCCGCGGGACTTCGCCGGGTCAGCTTCAGTCTGGATTCCCTCGATCGCGACAACTTCAGGCGGATGACGGGCCGCGACGGGCTGGGCGAGGTGCTGGCCGGAATCCGGAGGGCTCGGGAGCTCGGGCTCGATCCGGTCAAGGTCAATGCCGTGGTGATCCGCGGCCTGAATGATGGGGAGATTGGGGCGCTGGCGGCGTTCGGACGCCGGGAAGGTCTGGGGATGCGGTTCATCGAATTCATGCCCCTGGACTCGAGCCGGGCATGGCAGCGCGACCTGGTGGTGCCGGGTCGTGAAATCCTTCAACGCATCCGGGCAACGTTCGATCTGGTGCCCTTGAACGGGAGCGCCAATCCCTCCGAAACGGCCCGCCGCTGGGCCTATGCCGACGGTGCCGGGGAGGTCGGCATCATCGCACCGGTCACGGAGCCGTTTTGCGGCCACTGCAACCGCCTGCGTCTCACCGCCGACGGGCGGATCCGCACGTGCCTCTTCAGCCTCGGGGAGCATGATCTGCGCGCCCCCCTGCGGGACGGCACGTCCGATGCAGACCTGGCGGCAAGGCTCATGGCGATGGTGCGGGAAAAGGAGCCGGGACATCGCATTGGCCAGCCGGATTTCGTCCAGCCCGCGCGCACCATGAGCTGCATCGGCGGTTGAGCGGCCCCGCCGCCGTCGGCGATCGAGGTGGAGAGATCTACTCAGCCAGCAGCCGGACCTCGACGCGCACCCATCGTGCAGCATCTCCCTCAGGCACCGGTTCCTCCAGACGCCAGGTGACTTCCTCGAATCCCGGTGGCAGATCGGAGGGCACCAACGCCAGCTCCTGATCGGTGCTCGCGGGAACCCAGCCGCCGTCGAGGAGCGTGTCCCGGATCGCCACGGTGTAATCCAGGCCGGCGGCCCATGCGTCGCGATGCCGCCGGTGCGTCACGAGCACGCGGGTACGCGGGCCCTCGGGGGCCAGGGAAATCCGTGGGCCGACCGACCGGGCATCGTCGGCCTCAGGGTTCCCGCCAAAGGCGAACTCCAGCAGATTGGGAAGTCCGTCCCCGTCGCTGTCGTCCTCCGGCGGCGCGCCGCCGATCCCGTTGGTTGTGGCCCAGAGTTCGTAGGGGGAGCCGCCACCGATCTTCCGAACGGTCAATGTGGTCGGAGTCGTCTTGCGCGGGAACAAATCCCCGTAGCCGGAATCCTGGACCTCGAGATCGAGTGTCCACAGGGCCTGCGACGATCCCCTCAGGGCAGCCGCATCGGCCACGGAGACGATGCCGGAGTCTGCATCCACGGTGAAGAGGCCTTCCGCATCGCCCCCGGTGATCCGCCAGGCGAGCAGATCGAGCCGGCTGTCCCGGGCCTCCAGCGTGGCCACCACGGTTCCGGCCGGAGCCCCGGCAGCGATCGTCGCCTCCGCCACAGCGCCCACGGCGGGTGGATGCCCGATGTCAACCGCCGTGAACGCCCCCTCGGGGATCAACTCTGGCGTGGCGGTGCCCGGACGGGTCCAGGCCACCGCCAGATGATCCTCACCACCGCCCTGTTTGTGGCGGGTTTCAATGTAGTAGCGACGGTTCGCAGTCAATGCGATGGCGGCACTTCGCTGACCCGCCTGGGCATTCCACTGCTCCGGAAGCACCGCGCCACTGACACGGGCGACCAAACGGGCGGTCTCCGGTTCCGGGCCGGTTCCCAGCCACAATTCGCTGCTGTCGTCCGAGGCGATGTGGAACCGGTAGGAGCCGCTGCTGGGCACCACGAGCTGTGCGCGCATGCGGCTGCCGTAATTGCGTCCGAGATTGCGACCCAGCACGAGGCCGCTGACGGGACGCAACGCGTCGGGCTGCCCGGGATAGCGTGGATGATTGGTGAGTCCGTTGATGCTCGTGGCCCCCGAAAGGTTGGTGAAGATTTCCGCCATCGGACGCGCCGTCCCGAGGGCCGACGGGGCCAGCAGCTCACAGGTCATCAAACCCGTTGTGGACAACCCCCCGCTGTCCGTAATCCGGACGTTCAGTGCAATTTCATTGTCCGTCGTCGCCAGGAGAGCCCCGCCATCGGCCACCCGGAGCCATCCGTCAGCCGCGTCCAGGCGGACCAGTCCGGCAGGGTTTGCACTGAGCAGTTCGAGGGTCAGGACCTCTCCGGCATTGCGGTCGGTGGCTTCGATCCGCCCGAATCGTGCGCCCGTGAAGGCGTCCCGGTGGAGCCGGAGGCTCTGGGGGGTGACCTCCGGGGCGAAATTCATCTCATGGGGTGCCAGGAATCGTCCGGGGATCACCTGAAACGAGGTCACACCGGCGGCGGCGCTCTGCCAGGCCACAGCCAGGTGGTCGTCGCCTTCCGCCTCCTTCATCCGGGCCTCCAGGTAATAGGCGCGTCCGGCCTCCAGCGAAATCTGCACGGAGCGCTGGGAAGGGAACTGGGTCCAGCGTCTCGGTTCCGTGGCCTGGTTGCTGAAGGCAATGCGGCGGGCGCTTGCGGGCGAGGTGTCGGTGCCCAGGCGCAGTTCGGAAGCATCATCGCCGGCGATCGCAAACACGTAGGTTCCCGTCACCGGCGGCAGCAGGTAACCCCGCATCACGGCGCCGTACCAGTCGCCATCCCTTCGGGGAATCTCGGCATCCGTCAGCTCGCTCACGCTCGATGGGGACATGGGAAAGCTCGGATGGTTGGTCAGCCTCGCCAGCGTGGCGCCGGGGATGTCGTCGTGGCGGGCGAACGCGATGCCACCCGGCCGCATTCCGGCGGGAGTCCCCAGCACCTCCACGGCCAGTTCCAGCGTGTTGGTCAGCGCCGGCTGGCCGGCGTCCCAGGCCGACACCCGGAGCGGGAACGTTTCGGCAGCGGCGGTGAAATCGCGCAACAAACGGATTTCGCCGGACCCGTTGATCCCGAAGGCGTCGGCGTGCTCTCCCGGCTCGATGCCAAACCGGAGCCGCGTGTACAGATCGGGGTCGGAAGCCGTGACCGCGCCCACCCGTGTTCCCGCGCGCGTCCCGCGGTGGATGCGCAGGGGCCCGCTGCTGACCACCGGCATTTCGTTGACATCGTCCACATGCACCACCACACGGCGCCCCGGTTCGTCGAGCGCCGGATTCCCGGGGTATCGGATGTCCACCAGGAGGTCGAACTGCTCCCGGACCTCGAAGTCGAGGCGCGTGGCATCCAGCACCGTGACCTCCCCGTCGGGCGCCACCCGGAAGACGCCAAGTCCGCTGCCACCGGTCGCCTCGAACCGCCGCGGATCGGGATGATTCGCATGGCGGCCCAGATCGCCGACGACGGTGCCCATCGGTGAATTCTCGGGGATTCGGAAGCGGACCGGGGCAACGCCGCCCTGCACCGTTCCGGTCACCTGGTAAAAGCCAAGACTTCCGTACGTGGTAAAACCGGATGTGGCATTGGCACCCCGGCCGGCACCCCGGACCCGGAGGACATACTCCCCGGGCGGCAGATTGGTGTTGAACGAGGCGCGCAGGGTGTTGGCCGGGCTCGAGGCGAGGATCAGGGTGTCGGCCGTGTCGGTCAGCTCGAGGCGGATCGCCAGGTTTGGAGCCACTCCGGCCGGGCGCGCGGTCAGGTTCAGTTGACCCCCAAGCGTCGAAAACCGGAAGGCGTCCACGTCCGTGTTCCGCTCGATGATCCCGCGGTTGGTGACCGTGCCGCCATCGAAGATCTCAAGGAAGCCGGCGGCCGCAAAGGTGCCGCCATGGTCGTCCGCCCGATACGCCACCGAGGTGTTGGAGGTGGTGATCACGCGCAGATCATCTTCGCGGTTGGACGCATTGGCATACTCCCCCCGCGACCACTGCGTCACGGGCTGACCATAGGCCACGCCCATGATGGGCGCCCAGCCGACCTCCCCGCTGCCGTGGCCCCCATAGTATTCCTCCCGGTCACGGCCGGGCGGTTGCCGCCCGTCATGGCCCAGTCCGAGCGTGTGGCCGACCTCGTGGGCAATCTGCTCCGCCGCGTCCTTGACGGTTGTTCCGAACGCCCAGCACGGCGTGTCACCGGTCCAGTTCCAGGAGCCAATGAACGCCACGCCTCCCGTGCCAGGTCCGGCATCGGTCGTGGGTGTGATGATGACCCGGATGCGGCTGTTCTCCGCAGCCCGCTCAAAGGCCCGAAGATCCGTGGTCACATTGATGTTGAAGCTGGTGTAGTCGGCAGCCACGTGGCGCCAGATTTCCCGGATCTGGCCCGCGGAGAAGCTGGCCCGTCGCGCGACAATCAACCGGCCGTTCCATTGGGACGTGGTCTCACCATCGAAGTCCAGGTACGCGACGCCGCGGGCCCCCGGCAGGCTCTCCAGGACGGGCACACCGTTCTGGTAGTCAGGAATCGGAATATT
This genomic interval carries:
- the moaA gene encoding GTP 3',8-cyclase MoaA, whose product is MRDLRVSITDRCNFRCLYCLPETEESAQFYQSRFRPPAETPTPTPIRYTWKPRSELLSFEEIERVVRIAVGLGIDKIRITGGEPLLRRHVDVLIARLALIPGIRDLALTTNGFLFSSLGGALQAAGLRRVSFSLDSLDRDNFRRMTGRDGLGEVLAGIRRARELGLDPVKVNAVVIRGLNDGEIGALAAFGRREGLGMRFIEFMPLDSSRAWQRDLVVPGREILQRIRATFDLVPLNGSANPSETARRWAYADGAGEVGIIAPVTEPFCGHCNRLRLTADGRIRTCLFSLGEHDLRAPLRDGTSDADLAARLMAMVREKEPGHRIGQPDFVQPARTMSCIGG